The following proteins come from a genomic window of Platichthys flesus chromosome 1, fPlaFle2.1, whole genome shotgun sequence:
- the pdcd2 gene encoding programmed cell death protein 2 isoform X2 has product MMSSDRGESPAEVVLGFLEEAVPWRLRSAQFPSKVGGKPAWLSLRGLPCLPELECERCRLPMAFLLQVYAPISGQDWSFHRLLLLFCCKTPECYTLNDSSCMKVFRSQLPRSNEFYPYDPPPEEEPLSDPESDQRVLPVSGVKLCWVCGCPGNKGCSRCHTVTYCGKNHQMLHWKHTHKKECGSQVSLVTTSVFLFPETELVTEPEEEEDNGKEEDTKKDEGEEEGSTTKTDEDCLSLAETLAETDLEEMAMCETKDMKVFQRFKKRIAPEPHQVVRYSRGGSPLWVSSQHIPSDQDIPQCTCGAERTFEFQVMPQLLNSLHVDSTGASIDWGTLAIYTCSASCNRDDQYFPEFIWKQDFSSDQHTQIKHS; this is encoded by the exons ATGATGTCCAGCGACAGAGGAGAGTCCCCGGCGGAGGTCGTTCTGGGTTTCCTGGAGGAGGCTGTGCCCTGGCGGCTCAGGTCCGCACAGTTCCCCAGTAAAGTCGGGGGGAAGCCGGCGTGGCTCAGCCTGAGAGGCCTGCCCTGTCTGCCCGAGCTGGAGTGTGAGAGATGCCGCCTGCCCATGgcctttctgctgcag GTGTATGCACCGATCTCTGGTCAGGACTGGAGTTTCCACAGGTTGCTCCTCCTGTTCTGCTGCAAAACCCCTGAGTGCTACACACTCAACGACAGCAGCTGCATGAAAG TTTTCAGAAGTCAGCTACCCAGGAGCAATGAGTTCTACCCTTACGACCCTCCTCCAG aggaggAACCCCTCAGCGACCCTGAATCCGACCAGAGAGTGTTGCCCGTCTCTGGGGTTAAACTTTGTTGGGTGTGTGGTTGCCCTGGGAACAAAGGTTGTTCTAGATGTCACACTGTGACCTACTGTGGAAAAAACCACCAGATGCtccactggaaacacacacacaagaaggaGTGTGGCAGCCAAG TGTCCCTCGTCACAACATCGGTCTTCCTCTTCCCTGAAACTGAGCTGGTCACTGagcctgaggaagaggaggacaatgGGAAAGAGGAAGACACAAAGAAGGacgaaggagaagaggaagggagcACTACCAAAACAGATGAAGATTGCCTGTCTTTAGCTGAGA CGCTGGCAGAGACCGACCTGGAAGAGATGGCAATGTGTGAGACTAAAGACATGAAAGTGTTCCAGAGGTTTAAAAAGAGGATCGCACCAGAACCACACcag GTTGTGCGATACAGTCGAGGCGGTTCTCCCTTGTGGGTATCTTCTCAACATATTCCTTCAGACCAGgatatcccacaatgcacctgtgGCGCCGAGAGGACTTTCGAGTTCCAG gtgatgCCCCAGCTGCTGAACAGTCTACATGTGGACTCAACAGGAGCCAGTATCGACTGGGGTACGCTGGCCATCTACACCTGCTCTGCCAGCTGTAACCGTGATGACCAGTACTTCCCTGAGTTCATCTGGAAGCAGGATTTCAGCTcggatcaacacacacagattaaacacTCATAA
- the pdcd2 gene encoding programmed cell death protein 2 isoform X1 translates to MMSSDRGESPAEVVLGFLEEAVPWRLRSAQFPSKVGGKPAWLSLRGLPCLPELECERCRLPMAFLLQVYAPISGQDWSFHRLLLLFCCKTPECYTLNDSSCMKVFRSQLPRSNEFYPYDPPPEEEPLSDPESDQRVLPVSGVKLCWVCGCPGNKGCSRCHTVTYCGKNHQMLHWKHTHKKECGSQEVSLVTTSVFLFPETELVTEPEEEEDNGKEEDTKKDEGEEEGSTTKTDEDCLSLAETLAETDLEEMAMCETKDMKVFQRFKKRIAPEPHQVVRYSRGGSPLWVSSQHIPSDQDIPQCTCGAERTFEFQVMPQLLNSLHVDSTGASIDWGTLAIYTCSASCNRDDQYFPEFIWKQDFSSDQHTQIKHS, encoded by the exons ATGATGTCCAGCGACAGAGGAGAGTCCCCGGCGGAGGTCGTTCTGGGTTTCCTGGAGGAGGCTGTGCCCTGGCGGCTCAGGTCCGCACAGTTCCCCAGTAAAGTCGGGGGGAAGCCGGCGTGGCTCAGCCTGAGAGGCCTGCCCTGTCTGCCCGAGCTGGAGTGTGAGAGATGCCGCCTGCCCATGgcctttctgctgcag GTGTATGCACCGATCTCTGGTCAGGACTGGAGTTTCCACAGGTTGCTCCTCCTGTTCTGCTGCAAAACCCCTGAGTGCTACACACTCAACGACAGCAGCTGCATGAAAG TTTTCAGAAGTCAGCTACCCAGGAGCAATGAGTTCTACCCTTACGACCCTCCTCCAG aggaggAACCCCTCAGCGACCCTGAATCCGACCAGAGAGTGTTGCCCGTCTCTGGGGTTAAACTTTGTTGGGTGTGTGGTTGCCCTGGGAACAAAGGTTGTTCTAGATGTCACACTGTGACCTACTGTGGAAAAAACCACCAGATGCtccactggaaacacacacacaagaaggaGTGTGGCAGCCAAG AAGTGTCCCTCGTCACAACATCGGTCTTCCTCTTCCCTGAAACTGAGCTGGTCACTGagcctgaggaagaggaggacaatgGGAAAGAGGAAGACACAAAGAAGGacgaaggagaagaggaagggagcACTACCAAAACAGATGAAGATTGCCTGTCTTTAGCTGAGA CGCTGGCAGAGACCGACCTGGAAGAGATGGCAATGTGTGAGACTAAAGACATGAAAGTGTTCCAGAGGTTTAAAAAGAGGATCGCACCAGAACCACACcag GTTGTGCGATACAGTCGAGGCGGTTCTCCCTTGTGGGTATCTTCTCAACATATTCCTTCAGACCAGgatatcccacaatgcacctgtgGCGCCGAGAGGACTTTCGAGTTCCAG gtgatgCCCCAGCTGCTGAACAGTCTACATGTGGACTCAACAGGAGCCAGTATCGACTGGGGTACGCTGGCCATCTACACCTGCTCTGCCAGCTGTAACCGTGATGACCAGTACTTCCCTGAGTTCATCTGGAAGCAGGATTTCAGCTcggatcaacacacacagattaaacacTCATAA